The sequence CGTTGTTCAAGCCAACCTCTACAACACCTGGAAGTCAGCCGGGTCGATCCGCCAGTGCTCCGGCCCGACCGGAGTGACCAATGACCTCGCGCTTGGCGACCTCAAGGCGACCAACTACGGACCGGCCGGCTATCCCGAAGTAGCTTATGGATACAACTTGAACGATGTCTCGTTCTGCGGTACCTGCCCAACTCGCCCGTTCCCAGTGCGCGTATCCGAACTCCTGGGCGACAGCAACGATCTACGCCTGTCGCTCGACTACGCGCTCGGGAAGGCCTTCCCCCCCACCTTGCCGCGGGACTTCATCTATGACATCTGGCTGGAACAAGCTGCGCGCCCAGGCCGGCCCCCAGTTGCTGGCGACGTCGAGCTGATCGTCATTCTGTATCAACACGCAATCGCAACTTGCTCCGGCGGAACCGCCCCTGTGCCATTTTCGACTGTCCTTACTGTCAACGGGAAGGCAGTCCGATCGACCTGGCACGTTTGCCGCATCAAGGGAGGAACTGCGGCGACCCCAGTTGCATTCTTCCTTGATTCTCCAGCTCAGTCGGATAGCGGCCGGTTAGTCCTCGGCCTTCGCGACTTCGTTGCCGCGGCAAGCACTTACCTTGGTCAGAGTCTGTTGGATCACTCTGTTCTAGGCCTCGAAGTCGGCGGAGAGTTCGACCAGTGCTCAGTACACGACGGCTGTGAGGTTCCCCAACTGAGGTGGGGATGGAGGGTCCACGATTTGACGATCATCAACGGTCGGGGATCCGTTCCAATCGTGTTCAGCCAACGCCAACCGGGCCTGGGTTAGGTGTCGATGGCCGCGACCTTCCTCCCCGCCGAAATCGCTCCAACGACGACGAGCCGTGCGATCGGTGCGCTTGCCCGTTGGCCCTTGGCAATGGTGATGGCCGTCCAGGCGTTGGTCTCGGTCGCTCTATTGCACAACACCGCCTTCCAGGACGAGGCTCTGTATTTATACGCCGGGCGGACGATCGTCGGTCACTGGCTGGGAGGTCCGGCGCCTCTAGACCACTACGCCAAGTACTTCTCGGGGTACCCGCTCATATATCCGGTCATCGGGGGGTCTCTGGATCGCATCGGTGGACTGGGCCTGGCCCGCCTGTTCAGCCTCGGCTGCATGTTGGGTGTCACTGCGATCGTCTACCACGTCACGGCGAGGCTATTTCAGCGTTCGGCAGCCTTATTCGCCTCGGCGACCTATGCGTTCTCGGGAGTAGTTCTCTTCGTCGGGCGGCTGGCAACCTTTGACGCGCTGTGCCTGCTGTTCATTGCGCTCGGGACTCTCGTCGCCATCAACGGGGCAAGTTCGGAGCGCCCATTCCTGGTCCTTCTGCTAGGACCTATTTTTGTGCTCGGGGTACTGACTAAGTACGCCGGGTTGCTGTTTGCTCCACCCGTACTCGGGCTAATGGTGATCTACAGCTGGAAGACTGGTGGTTGGAAGCGAGTGGTAGCTAGGACCCTCGCTGCCGTGTTCTCGCTAGCGGTAGCGATGGGGGTCGCCTACTTCGCGGTTGACCATGCCGCTTTTCACGCGATCAAAGGGAGCACTACCAATCGCTCCATCAGCAACCCGGGTAATCGGCTCCACCTCTTCACTCACGGCTTGGGACTCGTGGGCCCCCTTTATGCGATGGCAATTTTCGGCGGAATCGTGCTGTTCAGCCAGAGAAGGCTCCGATTCCTCGGCCTGGGTCTGCTTGGCACGTCTCTCCTTACTCCCGCTTACCACATCTACATGTCCGAGCCGGTGTCTTTCGAGAAGCACCTGGCATACGGCCTGTTCTTCGCCGCGCCCTTGGCTGGGGTGAGCCTGGACTGGCTTTCCGTTGACGCACGACACGCCCTGCAGACTCGGCGACCGCAATGGGT comes from Acidimicrobiales bacterium and encodes:
- a CDS encoding glycosyltransferase family 39 protein, with amino-acid sequence MAATFLPAEIAPTTTSRAIGALARWPLAMVMAVQALVSVALLHNTAFQDEALYLYAGRTIVGHWLGGPAPLDHYAKYFSGYPLIYPVIGGSLDRIGGLGLARLFSLGCMLGVTAIVYHVTARLFQRSAALFASATYAFSGVVLFVGRLATFDALCLLFIALGTLVAINGASSERPFLVLLLGPIFVLGVLTKYAGLLFAPPVLGLMVIYSWKTGGWKRVVARTLAAVFSLAVAMGVAYFAVDHAAFHAIKGSTTNRSISNPGNRLHLFTHGLGLVGPLYAMAIFGGIVLFSQRRLRFLGLGLLGTSLLTPAYHIYMSEPVSFEKHLAYGLFFAAPLAGVSLDWLSVDARHALQTRRPQWVAGIAVVAVIAALGLQQAHSLYGEWANTSGLGYSLHTQLRDGTGRILAEDIEVARFDARDVTQEWQWNSFYYPYYFDESHVEYFGRDALIKGVQTGYYDLVELSFVYFPQQAFFLAEKMAESRNYDLVAVVPFKNTYGRGHYFLWRTALVPGQGNFTDPAQAETPAWFKACAGPVCQPTSSGWPESHR